One Mangifera indica cultivar Alphonso chromosome 4, CATAS_Mindica_2.1, whole genome shotgun sequence genomic region harbors:
- the LOC123213190 gene encoding uncharacterized protein LOC123213190 → MAETQSKRQREEAEIEDIEETKRYKSYSHILSLLEDEEDESSSDLSSFITNLQQEISSDLIFDNLPCPNSTETDHENNPTNASSTTLEDCTTESSTSSCSKEDVEDDRERVIRHLLEASDDELGIPNIEVGVNSAEYGEIGFSGGDGGFALGDGLWELEDQTANYYTLLQSQLFM, encoded by the coding sequence ATGGCAGAGACTCAATCTAAACGCCAGAGAGAAGAGGCAGAGATTGAGGACATTGAAGAAACAAAGCGCTACAAGTCGTATAGCCACATACTTTCTCTccttgaagatgaagaagacgaGTCTTCATCGGACTTGTCATCCTTCATCACAAACCTGCAACAAGAAATTTCCTCAGACTTAATCTTTGATAATCTTCCTTGTCCAAACTCCACTGAGACCGACCATGAAAACAACCCTACAAACGCTTCTAGTACAACGTTGGAAGATTGTACTACAGAGTCTTCGACATCTTCTTGCTCAAAGGAAGATGTAGAAGATGATAGAGAGAGAGTTATTAGGCATCTTCTAGAAGCATCAGATGATGAGCTTGGGATTCCAAATATAGAAGTTGGGGTGAATAGCGCTGAGTATGGAGAAATAGGCTTCAGTGGTGGAGATGGAGGGTTTGCTCTAGGTGATGGATTGTGGGAGCTTGAAGATCAAACAGCTAACTACTATACCTTGTTACAGTCTCAACTATTCATGTAG